Below is a window of Sulfurisphaera ohwakuensis DNA.
TTCAATTCCATTATGGATTAACTTAGGTAAGTATATCGATACTGTATTTAGGCCCAGGTTTCTTTCAATTCCATTATGGATTAACAAAGATAGATTGAGGTATGTTAAGATTAATGAGAATGAATTTCTCTTTCAATTCCATTATGGATTAACTGAAGATTTTTATACTATTACTGTTATCATTTTCTTCGTTTCTGCTATATAAGCTTTTCTCTATGTTACATATTTATCATTACTGAATTTTTAGTATTCCCTTGAAAAAATGGGAATACTAAAAAGAGAAATACATTCAACGTTCTTTACAAAGATACTCTTATTAATCATTTATAAATTGAAAGAAATTCCCGATAAAAAACGGGAATAACGACAAAGATATAGTCTAAATTTTATAGAACTTTAAAGCATTAATAACTAGTTGATTTTAAATTAAGAAAATTTATTGATATACTCTATTCTTACGATAGGAAATTGCATATATATACTTTGAGGATTACTTAATTTTTATCGTGATTAACGACATATTTTACTTTTAAATTAACGCTTAAATTTAAGAACCTAAAATCTAAGAAAATTGAGAGATATCGAAATAAAACATAGAAAAAATTATAATATCTTTATTTTCTAAGAAGTTATTAGAAGTAGTTATGTGCAAAAAATGCTATAGTTTATTAACTGGTAATAAATCGCTAAAAACACTAATAACTGAGAATAGGCATTATTACTACTTATGGAAAACCTCTATCTACTAATATTTTCACATATTTGATTATTCTCCTTTACTGTTTTTCATTGGCATGAAATATTCTCCCTCACAAACCCCTACTTATTCTATAATATATACTAACCATTAAAAGGAATTAAATCGTTCCCACAATTCTTTTTCTAGTAGTTATTTTACTTTAACGTGGCTTAAAGATTTTTATCGAATCTACTGCATTTCCTGAACATATTTCAGCAAACTTGAGGAGTTTTCTCCTCACATTTTGTAATTAACCAAACACCAAATTAAAAACTTTATCGGTAGTATAGGGAATTTCGTATTACCGAGGAAAATTAGAGCAACTGCTATTTTTCAAAAAACTGTATTACACAAAAATAATTTCTTTCCGCTTGTTCGAAAAATTCTTCCAAACAAAAAATATATAAACAAGTATAGCAGATTTAGTAATATGAGTGTTGAAAAAACAGATACGGAAGGGATAATACGCAGGGTCGCAAATCTTCTCGCATCAGTTTTCATCTATAGCGAATCGCCAACATATGTGGACAGATTTGCTAATGCACTATCAAAGGAAGCAGTTGCTAGAGTCATTTACGAGTCACAGAGGATAATACAGATGGGGATTTCAAGTGGTGAGGTTAAAATGGGGAATGTTGAAATATCTGGTAAGAATATAAAAATCACTGACAAAAAAGAAGGAGAGGAGAGTTACCCAGCAGTTATAATAAAAACAAAGGAAGGGAGGAACTACATAGTGATTGGTTACTTACCCACAGATAAAGATGTTGAAGACTTCATGAGCCTAGTAGAGAGGGATATATACTATGCTAGGAAAGCAGGGGCATTAGCTATGTCTGTTGCAAACAGATCACTTTTAGGAGGTGGAGAATAAATGATAAGTGGTTCATTTAGGTTTTTAATAAATACTGAAAGTTTGAACGGTGTCGAGAGCGTAGGTAACTTGACTAGACATAGGACAGCACCGGTAGTGATTAAGACTTCAACCGGTTACCTAGTCAGATATGTTCCAGCTATTTCCGGTGAGTCTTTAGCACACGCGTATCAAACAGCGTTAGTGGATTTAGCAAAGAAATATGGTTTACCAGTAGGAGTTTATTCATCAAAGTACGACTTTATAAAGTTCTCAACTGAAGAAGTGCTTAAGGAAGAGGGAGTAAACCCACCAAAGGACTCAAGCGACATGAAGAGGTTTGAGGTAGAAGTAATGCTTAAGGATGTTGTTGCAGATGTGGGAGGGTTTATGTATGCTGGAAACGTACCGGTGAGGAGGACTTCAAGAGTAAAGTTCGGTTATATGATTCCAGCTCTTCTAGGAGATGAAATACCGGCACAACTTGAAAGTCAGTTTCACGTAAGGTATAGTGAGAAGGACCAGATGATCTATAACGTAGAGGTTTCTTCTGCCCTTTATGTAATGTCATTCTCTCTGGATGAAGACTTAATAGCTGTACCATCAACAGAAGGGCCTAAAGTTAATGGGGAAGACACACTCACTAAACAAAGAGATAGTAGGGTTAAGACAGCAATAGAGGCTTTGTATTACGTTTTAACTGGTAACTTCGGAGGTAAAAGATCTAGGTTCCTACCATCAATGAAATTAATGTCTGGTGTTGTAACGGTAACAGATTTCCCATTCATACCAGAACCCGGACATACTAATGATTATATTGCTACTACTGTAAAAAGACTCGGAAAGGCTAAAGAAATATTTAACGGTAAGAGCAAAGTTTACGTAATAAATAATGAAGGAGTAGAAGTGGGAGGAGAAGTAAATAGAGTTGGGAGTGTTGAAGAACTAATTACTTCTCTAACTGGGAAGTAAGATGATTTATTCTAAAGTTTTTTTAAAGCTCCACTGGGGTTTTTATGTTTCATACCCAGAAGCCTCTAAGGCTAAGCCATCATTCTACTTACCCCCTCCTACTACTCTTATAGGAGCATTAAGTTACGGAAAGTACAGGGGGGTTGACACAAAGGCTTTTAAGGGGAAAACGGGAAGTCCAGCCCTAGAATTAAAGGTTAAAGCTGCAGCTTCTTTCAGTAACGATTTTACCGGGGGATATACTGAGGATATCATACGAAGCGTAATCATGTACTTTCAGAGGAAGGAAAGGAGGGGAGATCCTAAGTTTAGATACGGTGTAGTTCCTACCGGAAAGATTTATGCTCCTAACCAAGTAGTTAAGGTAGTCTACGTGGCTGAAATGGATAAGGAAGAACTGGAGAGGTTAAGCTGGTCTATTACTAGGCTAGGTTGTAAGGAGTGTTTAG
It encodes the following:
- the csa5 gene encoding type I-A CRISPR-associated protein Csa5 is translated as MSVEKTDTEGIIRRVANLLASVFIYSESPTYVDRFANALSKEAVARVIYESQRIIQMGISSGEVKMGNVEISGKNIKITDKKEGEESYPAVIIKTKEGRNYIVIGYLPTDKDVEDFMSLVERDIYYARKAGALAMSVANRSLLGGGE
- the cas5a gene encoding type I-A CRISPR-associated protein Cas5a translates to MIYSKVFLKLHWGFYVSYPEASKAKPSFYLPPPTTLIGALSYGKYRGVDTKAFKGKTGSPALELKVKAAASFSNDFTGGYTEDIIRSVIMYFQRKERRGDPKFRYGVVPTGKIYAPNQVVKVVYVAEMDKEELERLSWSITRLGCKECLVSVEDVEIGEAKRVKGKVKTSYYFPASVSISEEGKKNVMLVSFWDENGFIWGSSGNVVTYALPVTGYPLKSREVEVEANEAYEVGGEYVVFG
- the cas7a gene encoding type I-A CRISPR-associated protein Cas7/Csa2 yields the protein MISGSFRFLINTESLNGVESVGNLTRHRTAPVVIKTSTGYLVRYVPAISGESLAHAYQTALVDLAKKYGLPVGVYSSKYDFIKFSTEEVLKEEGVNPPKDSSDMKRFEVEVMLKDVVADVGGFMYAGNVPVRRTSRVKFGYMIPALLGDEIPAQLESQFHVRYSEKDQMIYNVEVSSALYVMSFSLDEDLIAVPSTEGPKVNGEDTLTKQRDSRVKTAIEALYYVLTGNFGGKRSRFLPSMKLMSGVVTVTDFPFIPEPGHTNDYIATTVKRLGKAKEIFNGKSKVYVINNEGVEVGGEVNRVGSVEELITSLTGK